The following are encoded together in the Oncorhynchus nerka isolate Pitt River linkage group LG23, Oner_Uvic_2.0, whole genome shotgun sequence genome:
- the LOC115106190 gene encoding myeloid-associated differentiation marker-like protein 2, translating to MDKIKKDLSEAVFTPSSLINGRGALHMTQIVLGILTFILAAVQGETQHTYWNYAMFTWAFCSIMTLIITVIEMFMLHLLLKICLDWDDFTTGMAMSSALMTASVFVMYANFYICKKCLYSIVIAFLALLCGVAYILEVVKDKFMDKKKGSYLAALPGFWKVLEAFVSCIIFISLTGYDGKPALIMCIVAYVIPFPIIPIIIITNIFTKIKNCLPFNIDRFVFIFLVISVVLYTFAAIVWPIYTFRGNPRPSDCPGSFCIWAIQFMVAFMTYVNLILFIVDLVFTLLGMCGFKRS from the coding sequence ATGGACAAAATTAAAAAGGACCTGTCCGAAGCTGTATTCACTCCTTCCTCTCTAATAAATGGACGAGGGGCCCTGCACATGACTCAGATAGTGCTGGGCATCTTGACCTTCATCCTGGCCGCTGTTCAGGGCGAGACTCAACACACCTACTGGAACTATGCCATGTTCACCTGGGCCTTCTGCTCCATCATGACCCTCATCATCACCGTCATTGAGATGTTCatgctccacctcctcctcaaGATTTGTCTGGACTGGGACGACTTCACCACGGGAATGGCGATGTCCTCCGCTCTCATGACCGCGTCCGTCTTCGTCATGTACGCCAACTTCTACATCTGCAAAAAATGTTTGTACTCGATTGTGATCGCCTTCCTCGCCCTACTTTGTGGCGTGGCCTACATCTTAGAGGTAGTGAAAGATAAGTTCATGGATAAGAAGAAGGGGAGCTACCTGGCCGCCCTGCCTGGCTTCTGGAAAGTTCTGGAGGCTTTCGTGAGCTGCATCATTTTTATCTCCCTCACGGGTTATGACGGGAAACCGGCACTGATCATGTGCATTGTGGCCTATGTCATTCCCTTTCCCATCATCCCTATTATCATCATCACCAACATCTTCACAAAAATTAAGAACTGTTTGCCATTtaatatagacaggtttgtgtttatatttctggtCATCTCTGTGGTCCTCTATACCTTTGCTGCCATCGTCTGGCCCATCTATACGTTCAGAGGCAACCCTCGTCCCAGTGACTGTCCTGGAAGCTTCTGTATCTGGGCCATTCAGTTCATGGTGGCATTCATGACATACGTCAATCTGATCCTCTTTATAGTGGACTTGGTGTTTACCCTGCTTGGGATGTGTGGCTTCAAACGCTCATAG